A segment of the Candidatus Polarisedimenticolia bacterium genome:
GATGTACGAGAGGGGCCGTCCGATCGGCATGCATTGCATCGGCCGCGACATCACCGAGCGGCGGCGCATCGAGGAGGAGCGCCGCGAGCTGGCGGTGCGGCTGATGCGCTCGCAGGACGAGGAGCGGCGGCGCCTGGCTCGCGAGCTGCACGACACGACGGGACAGAACCTGGTGGCGATGCGGATGAACCTGAGCCTGGTGCGCGACCGGATTGCCAAGCTCGACCCGAAGCTGCAACAGGCCATCTCGGAGAGCAACGAGCTGGCGGACCAGTGCATCCGGGAGCTGCGCACTCTGTCGTACCTGCTGCACCCGCCCCTGCTCGACGAGCGGGGCCTGGCCTCGGCGGTGCGCCTCTACACCGAGGGCTTCTCCGAGCGCAGCGGCATCGCCGTGGAGCTTGAAGTGTCGGAGGACTTTGGACGGCTGCCGCAGGAGATCGAGCTGGCGAGCTTCCGCGTGGTGCAGGAATGCCTGACGAACGTCCATCGTCATTCAGCCAGCAAGCTCGCCCATATCCGGATGTCCCGCAGCGACTCCAAGGTTGTCCTCGAGATCAGAGCCGTGGGAGACCAGGAGCCGGGCCTCACTGCGGCGGCCATCCACGACGCGGAGGAGCGCGGCATCGGTATTCGGGGCATGCGGGAAAGGATGCGCCAGCTGGGGGGGAAGCTGGAGATCGAGGCTAAGCCGACCGGGATGGTGGTGCGCGCGGTGCTCCCGTTCGAAGCCGTGAAATCCCAGCAAGGCCAGCCGTCTTCATAATCTGGCCGGCCATGCCCGACCCCGGGGCCGAAACATCACCGATTCTGCACGACCCGCCTAAGCAATTCACTGTATTGATAAGATGATTGTGCATGCCCATGCTTACCGTTACGAGGGAGCTTTTGCACATCCGAAACAGTGCGAGGGGGTTCGGAAGGTGAAGCTACGCATCTTGATTGCGGACGACCATGCTTTTTTGCGCCGTGGTTTGCGCACCGTCCTGGAGGCCAGCACGGATTGCGAGGTCATCGGTGAGGCGGCCAACGGGCAGGAAGCGGTCGAGAAGGCCAAGACACTGAATCCCGATGTCGTCATCATGGATATCAGCATGCCGATTCTCAATGGCCTCGAGGCGACGCGGCAGATCCGGGACCTGCTGCCCCAAACCGAGGTCTTGATCGTCAGCATGCACTTCTCCCATGAGGTCATCCGGGCGGCCCAGCAGGCGGGCGCCCGCGGCTACCTGGCGAAATCGGATCCTGACGGTCATCTGATCGAAGCCCTGCAGACGGTCCATCGTCACGAGCCCTATTTCCCGGTTTCCACGGAAGCCCTGAAATAGGCTTCACGTCTCGAAACGATGGAGACCTTCGCCGGCTTGGCGCGCGGTGGCGCCGGGCCGGCTTTTTTTTGCCGTAGCCTTTCAGGGGGCCGGCGGATAGGGGGGTCTTGCGGCGGCGACCGGTGGTGGAGTGATGGCAGGCGCGCCGGGAGAGAGGATTCTCGGGACGCTGCGCGCCGGAGTGGCGGCCGAAGCTTCCAGATCGGGGGTCATGTCGGCGGCGGAGATGAGCTCGGCGTACCGCCCCATCCGCTTCACATAGAGGCGGCGATAGTAGGCGGGAAGCCGGGTGGACCGCCCTTCGTGGAATCCGAGGAACTCGGGATCCTCCCGCAGGCGCCTGAGGGTGCGCCGCAGCTTGGCCAGGATTCCCTGGAAGGCGAAGGCGCGCAGGAAATAGAGGACCTTGAGCGAGTAATCGGGAGTCGAGTCGACCCGCGCCTTGAGCAGCCCCAGGGAGTTGGCCGCCGAATAGATATCGATGAGGCCCTCGTAGTACTCCATCGGCGTGTAGTTCTTGAGGGTCATGACCAGGTAGGGCATGTAGTAGAAGGAGAAAGGCATCGAGGTGAGGATGCGCCCCTTGGCCAGGTAGTCGTCGTACAGCGGGGTGCGGCCATAGGGCGTCGGGATGTTGATGGTCGGCCAGACGTACGGCGCCCGCCGGATGAACTCCTTGGTCATCTCGACCGGCTCATTTCCCTCGTCCACGTCGGTCCCGAAAATGAAATTCGCCTGGATGTTCGGGACGAACTCATGGATCTCCGCCAGCCGCTGGAGGACCCCCTCCAGCTTTTCCCGGCCCCCGTTGCGTCCCACTCCGGTTTTGTTCGAGTAATCACTCCACGATTCGATCCCCGGCGCGGTGTAGAAGCAGTTCGTCTCCTTCAGCCGCTTCAGGCGGGGTCC
Coding sequences within it:
- a CDS encoding response regulator transcription factor, which translates into the protein MKLRILIADDHAFLRRGLRTVLEASTDCEVIGEAANGQEAVEKAKTLNPDVVIMDISMPILNGLEATRQIRDLLPQTEVLIVSMHFSHEVIRAAQQAGARGYLAKSDPDGHLIEALQTVHRHEPYFPVSTEALK
- a CDS encoding radical SAM protein, whose amino-acid sequence is MKKLRVGILELISDSVWQNPGSRFYGTRFRRHYASIMPQTVAVWCRQLGHDVTYATYYGQQDPGTLLPAQLDVLFISTYTHASATGYALARLHRRRGALTVIGGPHARSFPADCLRFFDLAVHDCDKELIEGILSGGYDRGQILSSGRALTEIPTVEERLPYIIKSSVTEGRPPYAANIGLLSSVGCPYTCDFCVDWSSRYVSIAGERLRADLQFIARRFPGVYVSYHDPNFGIRFDETMDIIASLPVEQRNPYVMESSLSILKGPRLKRLKETNCFYTAPGIESWSDYSNKTGVGRNGGREKLEGVLQRLAEIHEFVPNIQANFIFGTDVDEGNEPVEMTKEFIRRAPYVWPTINIPTPYGRTPLYDDYLAKGRILTSMPFSFYYMPYLVMTLKNYTPMEYYEGLIDIYSAANSLGLLKARVDSTPDYSLKVLYFLRAFAFQGILAKLRRTLRRLREDPEFLGFHEGRSTRLPAYYRRLYVKRMGRYAELISAADMTPDLEASAATPARSVPRILSPGAPAITPPPVAAARPPYPPAP